ACACGCTGTCCGACATCCCGGATCACCTGCGGTACCACGGCCCGGGCACGCTGCTGGGCGGGCCGGAGCCGATGGTCGCGCTGTTCGTCCGGGAGCTCACCGAGGGGATCGCGGACACGGGCATCCGGGCGGCGTTCCTGAAGTGCGCGATCGAGGACCGGCTGACCCCGGGGGTGGAGCGGGTGCTCCGGGCCACGGCCCAGGCCGCCGTACGCACGGGCGCGCCGATCACCGTGCACACCAACCCGGGCGCGGGCACCGGGCTGGTCGCGCAGGAGGTGCTGCGCGGCGAGGGCGTGGACCTGACCACGGTGGTGATCGGGCACAGCGGGGACAGCACCGACCTGGACCACCTGCGCCGGGTCGCCGACAACGGCTCGTACCTGGGCATGGACCGGTTCGGGCTGGACGTGCTGCTGCCCGGCGACAAGCGGGTGGAGACCGTTGCGGCGCTGGCTCGGGACGGTTACGCCGACCGGATGGTGCTGTCGCACGACGCGTCCTGCCACATCGACTGGTTCCCGCCGGGCGTACGCGAGCAGGCGCTGCCCAACTGGCACTACGGCCACCTGCACGAGGTCGTGCTGCCGGCGCTGCGCGCGTCCGGCGTGACCGAGCAGCAGCTCACCACGATGCTGGTGGACAACCCCCGCAGGTACTTCACCCGGGCGGTCTAGGACCGCGCGTCGCGGGGCGGGACGCCGAACTCGGCGCGGAACGCGGTCGTGAAGGACGCGTGGCTGCCGAAACCGCAGGAGCGGGCGATGCCGCCGATCGACGTCCGGGACCACGCGGGGCTGGCCAGCCGGGAGCGGGCGAGCAACAGCCGCTCCCGGCGGATCAGGTCGCGGGGTGTGGTGCCGGCGTCCCGCAGCACCTGCTGGAGGTAGCGGGGCGACCAGCCCAGCGCGCGGGCGACCACGGTGACGTCGAGGCCGGGCTCGGCGGCGTGCTGCC
This genomic window from Catenuloplanes niger contains:
- a CDS encoding phosphotriesterase family protein; protein product: MTSVDTVRGPVPVGELGTVLMHEHVFVISDEFRRAEPETWDEDERVADAVRRLTALAATGVTTIADPTVIGLGRDVARIARVNARVDLNIVVAAGVYTLSDIPDHLRYHGPGTLLGGPEPMVALFVRELTEGIADTGIRAAFLKCAIEDRLTPGVERVLRATAQAAVRTGAPITVHTNPGAGTGLVAQEVLRGEGVDLTTVVIGHSGDSTDLDHLRRVADNGSYLGMDRFGLDVLLPGDKRVETVAALARDGYADRMVLSHDASCHIDWFPPGVREQALPNWHYGHLHEVVLPALRASGVTEQQLTTMLVDNPRRYFTRAV